A DNA window from Christiangramia salexigens contains the following coding sequences:
- a CDS encoding sodium:solute symporter codes for MQLIDWIILTGTIAFIVWYGVYKSQGSKNVKDYIGGGKNAKWWTIGLSVMATQASAITFLSTPGQAYHDGMGFVQFYFGLPIAMVIICMVFIPIYHRLKVYTAYEYLESRFDRKTRTLTAILFLIQRGLAAGITIFAPAIVLSAVLGWNLTYLTVIIGILVIIYTVSGGTKAVSVTHKQQMAVILTGMIVAFFLILSYLPDTVSFTNALEIAGNGGKMDILDYSFDLNNRYTLWSGLIGGSFLALSYFGTDQSQVQRYLSGGTVRESQMGMIFNGLLKVPLQFFILLVGVMVFVFYQFNNAPLNFNPAATETVLNSNYSNQYEDLMLEHEQIQAEKHDLSLNFSKDKENLNDSQIAEYQEEYVRLDNEEMRIREEGRMLIDASDEEAESNDKDYVFIHFILTNFPKGFIGLLLAVILSAAMSSTASELNALATTTVIDLYKRNHKKEKSEEHYLAASKWFTLMWGLIAIAFASLADLFDNLIQLVNIIGSIFYGNVLGIFLLAFFIKYVKSNAVFIAALITQAIVLIVFKFDLMPYLWLNVLGCVLVVGIAYFIQFFTNGNSDLETT; via the coding sequence ATGCAATTAATAGATTGGATTATTCTAACCGGAACCATTGCTTTCATAGTTTGGTACGGGGTATATAAATCACAGGGTAGCAAGAATGTAAAAGATTATATAGGTGGAGGAAAAAATGCCAAATGGTGGACCATCGGGCTTTCTGTAATGGCTACCCAAGCAAGTGCCATCACCTTTCTATCCACCCCGGGTCAAGCCTATCATGACGGAATGGGCTTTGTTCAATTCTATTTTGGATTACCAATTGCCATGGTAATAATATGTATGGTATTTATACCCATTTATCATAGATTAAAGGTCTATACGGCATATGAATATCTTGAATCCCGATTTGACCGAAAGACAAGAACACTTACAGCTATCCTATTCCTTATACAAAGAGGACTTGCTGCGGGGATAACCATCTTTGCACCTGCAATTGTTCTTTCAGCAGTTTTAGGATGGAACCTTACATACCTCACGGTTATAATAGGAATACTTGTTATCATTTACACCGTTTCTGGAGGAACCAAGGCCGTAAGCGTAACTCATAAACAACAAATGGCGGTGATCCTAACCGGGATGATCGTTGCGTTCTTTTTGATCCTAAGTTATTTGCCGGATACGGTAAGTTTTACAAATGCTTTGGAGATCGCAGGTAATGGAGGGAAAATGGATATTCTGGATTATTCCTTCGATCTTAATAACAGATATACGCTCTGGAGCGGACTAATAGGCGGAAGTTTTCTGGCTCTCTCCTACTTTGGGACAGACCAGAGTCAGGTGCAGCGGTATCTATCCGGTGGAACCGTAAGGGAGTCACAAATGGGAATGATCTTTAACGGACTTCTGAAAGTACCCCTGCAATTCTTCATCTTGCTTGTAGGCGTAATGGTATTTGTATTTTATCAGTTCAATAACGCTCCACTGAATTTTAATCCGGCTGCTACTGAAACTGTTTTGAATTCGAATTATTCAAATCAGTATGAAGACCTAATGCTGGAGCATGAACAAATTCAGGCTGAAAAACATGACCTAAGTCTTAATTTCAGCAAGGACAAGGAAAATCTTAATGATTCTCAAATCGCAGAATATCAGGAAGAGTACGTTAGATTGGATAATGAAGAAATGCGTATTAGAGAAGAAGGCAGGATGTTGATAGATGCTTCAGATGAAGAGGCCGAAAGCAATGATAAGGACTATGTATTTATTCATTTTATTCTTACCAATTTCCCAAAAGGTTTTATCGGGCTACTTCTGGCAGTGATACTTTCTGCAGCTATGTCGTCAACCGCTTCCGAATTAAATGCTCTTGCCACTACAACTGTAATAGATCTTTATAAACGAAATCATAAGAAAGAGAAAAGCGAAGAACATTATCTTGCGGCCTCTAAATGGTTTACTTTAATGTGGGGTTTAATTGCCATTGCTTTTGCAAGCCTTGCCGACTTATTTGATAACCTCATCCAGCTGGTAAATATTATAGGAAGTATATTTTATGGAAATGTTCTCGGTATCTTCTTATTAGCATTTTTTATAAAATATGTAAAAAGCAACGCGGTATTTATTGCGGCGCTGATCACCCAGGCAATCGTCTTGATAGTTTTCAAGTTTGATCTAATGCCCTACCTGTGGTTAAATGTGCTGGGCTGTGTATTGGTAGTGGGTATTGCATATTTCATACAATTTTTTACCAATGGAAATTCTGACTTAGAGACAACATGA
- a CDS encoding Gfo/Idh/MocA family protein produces the protein MKKNINWGIIGLGKIANKFAKDLVSVKDAELIAVASRDLTKAEKFAQDHNVDTSYGSYDDILMDENVDVIYVATPHAFHHQITMESIKHNKAVLCEKPFAMNSREVEEIINYSRKREIFVMEALWTIFLPHYQFVLDRINSGQYGRVLSLKADFGFTAEFDKSKRLFNKSLGGGSLLDIGIYPVFAAHSILGIPEKIQANANFAETGVDLSCNINFEYSNGAKAELLSTFEEKTETTATIELEKAKIHIHSRFHEPTSVTIIQNAKEERFDFKVDTIGYNFEAEHVTQMLLTNKKESDVMNLTRSLELTRLLDEIRQEIGLKY, from the coding sequence ATGAAGAAGAATATAAACTGGGGGATCATAGGACTGGGAAAGATCGCGAATAAATTTGCTAAAGATCTGGTTTCGGTAAAAGATGCCGAACTTATTGCAGTTGCAAGCAGAGATCTCACCAAGGCGGAAAAATTTGCACAGGATCATAATGTAGATACTTCATATGGTTCTTATGATGATATTTTAATGGATGAAAACGTAGACGTAATTTACGTTGCGACTCCCCACGCTTTCCATCATCAGATCACCATGGAAAGTATAAAGCATAATAAAGCAGTATTATGCGAAAAGCCTTTTGCTATGAATAGCAGAGAAGTTGAAGAGATCATCAATTATTCCCGAAAGCGCGAAATATTTGTGATGGAAGCGCTTTGGACAATATTTCTACCACATTATCAATTTGTGCTGGATAGGATCAATTCAGGTCAATATGGCCGGGTGCTTTCACTTAAGGCTGATTTTGGATTTACGGCTGAATTTGATAAATCAAAGCGCCTTTTTAATAAGTCGTTGGGAGGTGGTAGTCTTTTGGATATTGGTATTTATCCCGTATTTGCAGCCCATAGTATATTAGGAATACCTGAAAAAATTCAGGCAAATGCAAACTTTGCCGAAACCGGAGTGGATTTGAGCTGTAACATCAATTTTGAATATTCAAATGGTGCCAAGGCAGAATTACTTTCCACTTTCGAAGAAAAAACAGAAACTACGGCTACCATTGAATTGGAGAAAGCAAAAATCCATATTCATTCCAGATTTCATGAGCCAACTTCGGTAACTATCATTCAGAATGCTAAGGAAGAACGTTTCGATTTTAAGGTGGATACTATCGGGTATAATTTCGAGGCCGAGCATGTCACCCAAATGCTTCTGACTAATAAAAAGGAGAGTGATGTGATGAATTTAACAAGGTCCTTAGAACTCACAAGATTACTGGACGAGATTAGGCAGGAAATCGGGCTTAAATATTAG
- a CDS encoding DUF2911 domain-containing protein, producing MKNLLSVLILFCCTFVTAQVQSPAPSPFAKMDQKVGLTDVSVEYSRPGMKGRTIFGDLIPYGEIWRTGANANTIISFSDDVKVGGKELKKGSYSLYTIPNKESWDVLFYSSTDNWGVPQNWDEAKIAAKISAQVKELPSKVESFTIQFSDLANNSANMELAWSNKKVIVPISVPTESKTMASIEKTMNGPAANDYYAAATYFHDTGKDLEQAHKWITKATEIAGEDAFWMLRRKSLIEADMGKTQMAIASAKRSLASAQKANNADYVKMNKESIEKWEGNK from the coding sequence ATGAAAAATTTATTATCAGTACTAATTCTTTTCTGCTGTACTTTCGTTACAGCTCAGGTGCAAAGTCCTGCACCAAGCCCGTTTGCCAAAATGGATCAAAAAGTTGGTTTAACCGATGTAAGTGTTGAATATTCAAGACCGGGTATGAAGGGTAGAACGATCTTTGGTGATCTTATTCCATATGGTGAAATATGGAGAACCGGTGCAAATGCCAATACGATAATTAGCTTTAGTGACGACGTGAAAGTTGGCGGAAAAGAGCTTAAAAAAGGTTCTTATTCTCTATATACTATTCCAAATAAGGAATCATGGGATGTGCTCTTTTATAGCTCTACAGATAACTGGGGTGTACCGCAGAACTGGGATGAAGCAAAGATCGCTGCAAAGATTTCTGCACAGGTAAAAGAATTGCCTTCTAAAGTGGAAAGTTTTACGATCCAATTCTCAGATCTAGCTAATAATTCTGCTAATATGGAATTAGCCTGGTCTAATAAGAAAGTAATCGTGCCAATAAGTGTTCCTACAGAATCCAAAACAATGGCCAGTATAGAAAAGACTATGAATGGTCCTGCAGCGAACGATTATTACGCGGCAGCAACCTATTTCCACGATACCGGAAAAGACCTTGAGCAGGCTCATAAATGGATTACAAAAGCTACTGAAATAGCCGGTGAGGATGCATTTTGGATGCTTCGCAGAAAATCTTTAATCGAAGCCGATATGGGGAAAACTCAAATGGCTATCGCTTCTGCGAAAAGATCTCTTGCTTCTGCACAAAAGGCTAATAATGCAGATTACGTAAAAATGAATAAAGAGTCTATAGAAAAATGGGAAGGGAATAAATAA
- a CDS encoding SRPBCC family protein codes for MKIYSLHSFQKLPISMQEAWDFLSDPRNLKTITPDYMGFEILSGGDRPMFPGQIIQYIVTPVAGIKTKWVTEITHVKEGEYFVDEQRFGPYALWHHKHFIKPVKGGVEMEDIIDYKLPFGVLGQLGHPILVKPKLKEIFDYRKHKLIELFGEYTGKELESERTLKQDVLN; via the coding sequence ATGAAAATCTATAGCCTTCACAGCTTTCAAAAATTGCCTATTAGTATGCAGGAAGCCTGGGACTTTCTCTCAGATCCGAGAAACTTAAAGACCATCACGCCAGATTATATGGGATTCGAGATCCTTTCTGGTGGAGACCGACCGATGTTCCCCGGCCAGATCATTCAATACATTGTAACGCCCGTTGCAGGAATTAAAACCAAATGGGTCACTGAGATCACACACGTAAAGGAGGGTGAATATTTTGTAGATGAACAACGGTTTGGGCCTTATGCCTTATGGCATCATAAACATTTCATCAAACCTGTAAAGGGTGGTGTTGAAATGGAAGATATAATTGATTATAAACTTCCTTTTGGAGTATTGGGTCAACTTGGTCATCCCATATTGGTAAAACCTAAACTGAAAGAAATATTCGATTACAGAAAACATAAATTGATCGAACTTTTTGGAGAATATACCGGTAAAGAATTGGAAAGCGAGAGAACGTTGAAACAGGATGTATTAAACTAA
- a CDS encoding SDR family NAD(P)-dependent oxidoreductase, which produces MKKNILLIGGSTGIGFQISEKLKKDHNIFIASRNKGELNTDEVTHLEFDVLKDDISELDLPEVIDGLVYCPGSIDLKPFKMIKPENFEKEMNLNFFGLVRSVQGLLGKLKKTDQASLVFFSTVAVKIGMPYHTNVAAAKGAIEGFAKSLAAEYAPGLRVNVIAPSLTDTPLAEKLLSNEDKRKKMDQRHPLKRVGEATDIANLASFLLGDESTWITGQILGIDGGMSTLNVN; this is translated from the coding sequence ATGAAAAAGAATATTTTATTAATTGGTGGTTCTACCGGAATTGGATTTCAGATCTCAGAAAAATTAAAGAAAGACCACAATATTTTTATTGCATCGCGTAATAAGGGAGAATTAAATACAGACGAAGTCACCCATCTCGAATTTGATGTTCTTAAGGATGATATCTCGGAGCTGGATCTTCCAGAGGTAATTGATGGTTTAGTATATTGTCCCGGTAGTATAGACCTGAAACCTTTTAAAATGATCAAACCTGAAAATTTCGAAAAAGAAATGAATTTAAATTTCTTTGGACTTGTACGATCGGTACAGGGATTGCTTGGTAAACTGAAGAAAACAGATCAGGCTAGTCTTGTGTTCTTTAGTACTGTAGCTGTTAAAATTGGAATGCCTTATCACACAAACGTTGCCGCTGCTAAAGGTGCAATAGAAGGTTTCGCAAAATCCCTTGCTGCAGAATATGCGCCGGGGCTTAGAGTGAATGTGATCGCACCTTCACTTACAGATACCCCTTTAGCAGAAAAACTGCTGTCCAACGAGGATAAAAGAAAAAAAATGGACCAAAGACACCCATTAAAACGGGTTGGCGAAGCTACAGATATTGCCAACCTCGCAAGCTTTCTTCTAGGAGACGAGAGTACATGGATCACTGGACAAATTCTGGGAATAGACGGCGGAATGTCAACCTTAAATGTAAATTAA